Proteins encoded in a region of the Uloborus diversus isolate 005 chromosome 1, Udiv.v.3.1, whole genome shotgun sequence genome:
- the LOC129218006 gene encoding protein phosphatase 1L-like: MDEESEEYAMYHAVLKHLKFVSSIFWSFPLTTFSKYFAGDTSDSTSKLEIYLTFFALSILLFLFYHAGDLLRRLFRRLFSHRIQKRLIFDSYDLLKERDTWELIKDDSCVYAMKGRRNRMEDRFSVMSDKETGIFLYGIFDGHGGEFAADFVEKHLFKELLKKLQTAVRSEKTEKNSLGPEFVKLLTKEILEVDLKLLIKVKASKDVAGTTALVAIIYKNELIVANVGDSRGVICDSKGNTIPLSFDHKPDQLKERRRIREAGGFISFNGVWRVAGILATSRALGDFPLKDRNLVIANPDILTFDLTTLNPQFMILATDGLWDTCSNEDAIAFVKDNIKNDRYKGAKNLALKAHKSGSMDNITVVVVDFSNREIS; this comes from the exons atggATGAAGAGTCTGAAGAATATGCAATGTATCATGCCGTCCtaaaacacttaaaatttgtttctAGCATTTTTTGGAGTTTCCCTCTGACAacattttccaaatattttgctggtgATACGTCGGATTCAACATCAAAGTTGgaaatttatttaacatttttcgcTCTCTCcatcttattgtttttattttaccatGCAGGAGACTTGCTTCGAAGGCTTTTTCGCAGATTATTTTCACACCGAATACAGAAAAGATTAATATTTGATTCatatgatttattgaaagaacGTGACACATGGGAACTCATAAAAGACGATTCTTGCGTGTATGCTATGAAAGGACGTAGAAATAGAATGGAAGATAGATTTAGTGTTATGTCTGACAAAGAAACTGGAATATTTTTATATGGGATTTTCGATGGCCATGGAGGCGAG tTTGCTGCTGATTTTGTAGAGAAGCATCTGTTTAAAGAATTGCTGAAAAAGTTACAAACTGCAGTGAGGAGTGAAAAAACAGAGAAGAATAGCCTTGGTCCAGAATTTGTAAAGCTTTTaactaaagaaattttagaagttgATTTGAAGCTCCTAATCAAGGTGAAAGCCTCAAAAGATGTTGCTG gtACAACAGCTTTAGTAGCAatcatttataaaaatgaattaatagtTGCAAATGTAGGAGATTCTAGGGGTGTAATCTGTGATTCAAAAGGAAATACTATACCTTTGTCCTTTGATCATAAGCCTGATCAG CTGAAAGAGAGGCGTCGCATACGAGAAGCTGGAGGGTTCATCTCTTTCAATGGTGTTTGGAGGGTTGCCGGAATTCTTGCGACATCCAGAGCCCTGGGTGACTTTCCCCTCAAGGATAGGAATCTGGTGATCGCAAATCCTGACATCTTGACTTTTGATTTGACTACATTGAATCCCCAGTTCATGATCCTTGCAACAGATGGTCTCTGGGATACCTGTAGCAATGAAGATGCCATTGCTTTTGTCAAAGATAATATCAAAAATGACAGGTATAAAGGTGctaaaaatttagctttaaaagcTCACAAAAGTGGCTCCATGGACAATATAACAGTAGTAGTAGTAGATTTTTCTAACAGAGAAATATCTTGA